In Anaeromusa acidaminophila DSM 3853, the genomic stretch ACCACTTTTCGTTCCGACCATCCTCCCAATTCGAAGTGATGATGCAGGGGGCTCATTCGAAAAATACGCTTGCCTGTCGTTTTAAAAGAAAACACCTGCAAAATAACCGACAAGGCCTCTGCTACAAATACAAGACCTACAATCCCTAACAACAATTCGGTCTTCGTTAATACAGCCAAAGCCGCTAGTGCACCGCCCAAGGCCAACGATCCTGTATCGCCCATGAAGATCTTCGCAGGATGCGCGTTAAACCGTAAAAACCCCAAACAGGAACCTGCTAACGCCACAGCAAATGCGCCAAGCCCTTCATGTCCAAAGTAAGCGGCAATAACAGCATAACAAACACTGGCAATCGTCATAGTTCCTGCTGCTAAGCCATCTAAGCCATCCGTCAAATTCACAGCATTGCTGGCGCCAACAAGAATAAAGAATAAAAAGGCATAATAGCCCCAGCCCAAGTCCAGCATCTGTGAAGTTCCCGGAAGCCATACTTCCGTACCTCGCTGCAAATAGGCCTGCGCCACATACGCCAGTATAGCAGCAAGCAACGCCTGTCCCAAAAGTTTTTGTTTAGCAGTCAGGCCTAGGTTTCGCTTCAAGACTACCTTAATATAATCATCACTAAAACCAATCAAACCATGCCCTACAAAAACCAAATACGCTACCAGTACTTCCGGACGCCACCCGCCAAAAAGCAAAGTAACTACCGTCATAGACAAAAGCATCAGCAAACCGCCCATCGTAGGCGTTCCCGCTTTAGCTAGATGACGCTGGGGTCCTTCTTCACGAATACTCTGTCCAAATTTCAGTTTATGCAAAATTGGTATCAATATTGGCCCTGCCGCCAAGACAATCGCCAAGCCGGCAAGGCCCGGCAAAATCCATTCCATCATTTTTTAATGACTCCCTGTTTTTGTTATTTGATTTCAACGCAAGCGCTCTAAAATTGCCTCCATATGCATGCCGCGCGAACCTTTTACAAGCACCGTATCCCCCTTACGCAAGATGCTTCGCAAGGCATATTGCGCTTCGCCATGATCATTACAGGCCAAAGCAATTTCCGCTCCTGCCAGTCTGGCTGCTTCAGCAATATAACCTGCCAAAGGACCTACTGTCACAACATGACGTATGCCGGAGTTAACCAAATGAGCGCCAATAGCTCGATGCGCTTCAATCGCCGCATCTCCCAATTCCAGCATATCTCCTAAAACAGCTACAACCCGTCCCTGCGCAATAGCAACCACAGTGTCAATCGCCGCTCGCATCGATAAAGGACTTGCATTATAAGCATCGTTAACCAATAAATACCGCGGCGTCTGTTCAAATTCAAACCGCATGCCGCTCGGCTCATAGCGCCGCAGCGCAGCAGCAATATCCGCTAACGATAAGCCAGCTACTTCCCTTGCTATGGCTATGGCCGCCAAGCTGTTATAGACATTATGAACGCCTACTGCAGGAATCTCCATTACTTGCCGTTCTTCTTTATAGCAGCAAATATACCGAATCCCTTGCGCGGAATAATGAACCTCCGCCGCCCATACGTCAGCCTTTTCGCTCAAGCCATACGAAACTACGCGACAAGACGCTTGCGCCGCCATAGACCTCACCAAGGCATCATCCTGATTCAATACGGCTATGCCTTCACTAGGAAGCGCCTGCACCAATTCCGCCTTCGCTTTAGCAATATTAGCCACCGATCCGAGAAGTTCCAAATGCGTTTCTCCTACATTTGTCACAATTCCTTGCGTCGGCCTGGCAATATCCGCTAGTTCTGCGATCTGTCCCAAACCTCTCATGCCCATTTCGACTACAGCCGCTTCATGGCAAGCTTCCAACGATAGCAATGTTAAAGGCAATCCAATTTCGTTATTAAAATTACCCTTTGTTTTCAATACATTAAACCGCGCTCCTAACGCTGCCGCCACCATATCCTTCGTACTAGTCTTACCATTAGAACCAGTTACGGCAATAACAGGAATGGTAAAGCGAAGCCGATGAAAACGCGCTAAATCCTGCAATGCTTTACGCGTATCGGCAACCAAAACCACTGGAATCAATGCGTTTTCCAGCACCGCCTCTTCGCGCTGCACCACAAGAGCCGCCGCACCGGCGTCTACTGCATTAGCTAAAAAGTGGTGACCGTCAAAGGAATCCCCAACCAACGCCACAAAAAGTTCACCTTGCTGCAATGCGCGCGTATCGGTTGAAACCCCAGCGCAAGACTGTTGCTCACGCCCCCCCTGTATCACCGTGCCTCCCGTAGCTTCCACTATTTCTGCTAACGTAAATTGAGCGCTCATTTTTATGCCTCCTTTTGCCGCAGCCATTCCTGAATTATTTCCTTATCATCAAAATGAATGGTCTTATCTTTTAAAATTTGATAATTTTCATGTCCCTTACCAGCCACTAGAATGATATCTCCCGACTGAGCCAACTCCAAAGCGCGCCCAATGCCTTCGCGGCGATCCACTATTTTTTCGTATTGCACCTCCGAGCGCAATTCCCTTAAAATCCCCACTTCAATTTCACTCAAAATAGCTTCCGGCTCTTCAGAACGAGGATTATCAGAAGTAGCGATAACCACATCGCTATACTTGGCAGCCAACGCTCCCATCAAAGGACGCTTCGTGCGATCGCGGTCACCGCCGCAGCCAAATACGGTCAACACTCGGGCAGGCTTCATCTCTCTGGCTGTACGTAGAATGTTTTCCAAACCGTCCGGGGTATGAGCATAATCAACAATAACAGCAAATTCCTTACCGCCATCTACTCGTTCAAAACGCCCTGGCACGCCAGCAAAGGATGTCAATGCTTCTTGTATTACCGTCCAAGCCACGCCTTCACTTAAGGCCGCCCCAATGGCGCCTAATGCATTGTAAACATTAAAGCGTCCTGTAAGAAGCAATTTGACTGGCTGTTCCTCGCCTTTTCGCCGCAACATAAAACGCGCGCCTTCTGGCGTCACTTGAACCTCTTTAGCCAACAAATCCGCTTCTTTATTCTCGATTCCATACGTAAGTATGTCACAGTTTGCCGCTTGCCTCATAACATCCGCTGCTGCATCATCCGCATTAATCACCGCATGTTTCCCTGTTTTGCTTATTCCTTGTGAAACAAGAGAGAACAAACGCGCTTTGGCTGCTGCGTATTCATCAAAAGTTTTATGAAAATCCAAATGATCCTGCGTCATATTCGTAAACATCGCCGTATCAAATTCACAGCCGGCAACACGGTTCAAGGCCAAAGCATGCGAAGATACTTCCATTACGACATAATCCATCCCGGCTTCCGCCATGCGCCACAACAATTCCTGAAGTTCAATTACATCAGGCGTCGTATTCTTAGCAGGAACCTTTTCATCGCCTATGAGCGACTGAATGGTCCCAATCAGTCCTACTCGATAGCCTGCCGCCTCCAAAATAGCTTTTAATAAATAGGTCGTAGTAGTTTTGCCGTTTGTGCCGGTGACCCCTAGCAAGCGCAGTTTTTCTGTCGGTCTGTCATAAAAAAAAGGAACAATGCGTCCCATAGCTTCACGTACATCTGGAACTACAACCACAGCCGCCCCAGCAACTGTTAGAGGCCGATCCGCTAACAAAGCCACCGCTCCCGCCGCCACTGCTTTTTCAGCAAAATCATGCCCGTCTACTTTACTACCAGGCAAACAAACAAACAGGCTTCCCTTTTTTACCTGCCTGGAGTCCTGGGTAATGCTCGTAATTACAGCCCCGCCATTTCCTTGACATTGGGCTTCCGGCAATAACGCTATAAGTTCTGACAGCATCTTTCGCATCAGTACATCTCCTCTGTTCTGCATTTACTTGCTATTAATTGTAACGATTACTATAAAAAAAGTCCAATCACGAAAGTATGACAAAATACGAAAAAGCAACCGTACTGGCTGCTTTTCATAACTCTATTAATAAAACATATAATACCTTAACGATTAGTGCCTGCTTGCGCTGTAGCACCTTTTAAGTTGGCTTTTACACGATCCCAAAGATTATCCTGTGTTTCCACCGAGGCATAATTAGGAGCCGTCTGCGGAGAAATACAATACAAGTTTTGCGGAGTCACCATCCCCAACTCACGCGTGGCAACAGCCTGAATACGCTGCGGCGCTTTAAGTTGAGCAATTTCCAACTGCAATTGCTCATTCTCTTTTTCCAATGCCATAATTTGAGATTTCGTCTTTACAACCGAATAGCCAGTCGTTACAACGAACTCACTGCAAACTGCACCAACAATAGCCAACAATGCTATACCGCAAACAAGCAAGCCCACTCTCGCCCTCAAGCGAACATCGCATTGCGGCTGCTTACGAGAGATTTTTGCAGGTGTATGTTGCTGTTCTTCTACAGGATATTTCCACTCCTGTCTTTGTTGAGCCAACATGCAAGTCCCTCCTTGGATCTAATTACCTGCCAAGTTTTTCAGCGATACGTAATTTGGCGCTTCTCGCCCGGGGATTGTTCTCTAACTCTTGGCTGGAAGGCGTAATCGCCTTTCCTACCAACCGCACTTGCGGCTGCTGCCCGCACATGCAGACAGGGAACTTAGGCGGACAAATACATCCCTTCGCAGCTGCAGCCAACGCTTGTTTCGCTGCACGGTCTTCTAATGAATGAAAAGTAATAATAGCCAATCTCCCGCCTGGGAGTAAGTGTTCAATGGCTGTACGAAACGCACCTTGCAAAATTTCCAATTCGTGGTTCACTTCAATCCGAATCGCCTGGAAGGTGCGTTTGGCCGGGTGCGGCCCATCTCGCCGAGCGGCAGCTGGAATCGCTCGTTTGATAATATCCACTAATTGGCCAGTCGTCTCGATAGGAGCTGTCTGCCGAGCACTTGCAACAAAGGATGCAATGCGCTTAGCCCAACGCTCTTCCCCGAATTCTTTAATGATGTGCGCCAATTTCTCTTCTTCGTATATATTGACCACATCGTAAGCACTAAGCGCCTGCTGCGGATTCATCCGCATGTCAAGAGGAGCATCCTGCTGATACGAAAACCCACGTTCTGCAACATCCAATTGATGAGAGGAAACACCAAGGTCAAAAACGATGCCGTTGACCTTTTCCACACCCAATTCCTGCAAAACATCGTCAAGACGAGAAAAATTACTATGAACTAAATCCACTTGGCACGCCACGCCGTGCAATCTTTCTTTGCCAGCCGCCAACGCCGCAGGATCCTGATCAATACCTATTAAACGACCTTGTGCGCTCAATTGGTCCGCTAACCATTTTGCATGGCCAGCTCCGCCCAAAGTACAATCCACATAAATCCCCGCAGGATCCTTTAATACCGCCTGCACGGTTTTTTCCATCAGTACGCTGACATGGTGAAACTCTTGCAAAACAAACCTCCTCGTCATCAAATCCCCAGATCCACTAACTCCTGGGTCAAATCCGACACGCTCGGAGCCAGCGCTTCATTATAAGCAGACCAAGCGCTTTGACTCCAAATTTCGATACGATTTGATACTCCGATGACGACAACATCTTTTTCTAACCGTGCATGTTCACGCAGCACGGGCGGAAGTAATATTCTTCCTTGTTTATCATACCCTATTTCTGCTGCTCCTGCAAAGAAAAATCGTGCAAAAGCTCGGGCTTCTGGCTTAGCAAGCGGCAATTTTTTCAATTTTTCCTCTAAAATACTCCATTCCGATACGGAGTAACCAAACAAGCAAGCATCAAGCCCTTTGGTAAAGATAACACTTTCTCCTAGCTCTTCGCGAAATTTAGCAGGCAAAATCAGGCGACCTTTGGCGTCTAAAGTATGTTGATACTCTCCCAAAAGCACCTTTATCACCCACTTCCCTCCACTTTAACCCACATTTATGCATATTCGGATTCATTAGGAAAAATCCTGCTAAAACTTCCATGTTTTTTACATTTTTTATGAAAAAAGAGCAAACGCCCTAGACATCAAGACTTTTGACCTATTTTTAGTCTTTTTGCAAAATTAGCGCATTTTTTTCGCCTTTCCTTGTATTGCAACAGAAAAAAATCGCTTTCAAGGTGTGATCTTAGCAGATCGATGATATAATATAAATCATAGAATCAGTTCTACAAGAACAGAGAGTACTAGGAGGAACATTATGAACACCATCACAAAAGACATGAGCATCATCGAAGTAGTCCAACAACATCCTGAAACTGTGGACGTATTCCGCAATTTCGGCATGGGCTGCCTAGGCTGCGCCGCCGCTCGCTTTGAAAACATTGAACAAGGCGCCAGCGCTCATGGCATTGACATTGAAGCGCTAATCTCCTCGTTAAACCAAGCGATTGCCCAATAAAATAAGGCATACGAAAAGGCCGCCTTTTGGCGGCCTTTTCGTATGCCTTATTTTATTGGCTTATTTTAAAGCAGGGGTTCGATCTTTCCTAAAATGGAAGCCTTCGGCAAAAAACCGACGATTTTTTCCGCTGCCTCTCCATCCTTAACCAGCATCATCGTTGGCAGACCTTTAATGTCATAGCGTTGAGCCAGCGAGCGATTTTCATCGACGTTGATTTTTACGATTTTCAGTTTATCCGCCAGTTCCGACGATATCTCTTCTAAAACAGGAGTCAGCTTGTTGCAATAGCTGCACCAGGGCGCCCAAAAATCAACCAACACCGGTTGCTTCGCATCCAACACTTCCTCCTGGTACATTGCATCATTTACTTCTTTCAAAGTAGCCATTTATACTCCTCCTTTGTGCCTTAATTCGATCATGATACACGCGTCATAGACCACCTGCAATCCTAGTTCTTTGGCCTTTTCCACCACTTCCGCCGTATCAGCTCCCGGTTGCAGCCAGACTTTGGAGATATTCAGGCGCTGGCATTCCTCTAAAATTCCCAAAGCAACCTTCGGAGGTACTACGACATTTACCGCTTCAACCGGTTCCGGCAAATCCGCCAAAGAAGCGTAGCAAGGCTGGCCTTCAATTTCTTGCAAGCCCGGGTTGACAGGCAGGACATGCAAGCCATTGTTCCGCATCACTTGAAAAATTTTATAGCCAAATTTCCCTTTGTTGGAGGTCGCTCCTACTAACGCCCAATTTTTACATTGCAGCAAAGCTGCTATTGTTTCTTTCATGCCAGTCCCTCCTTTAGGAAATATATTCTTTCTAGAATGCCAAACTCCTGCCTTAGTCAGCGCTTACCTGAACGAATCTTTGATTCTTCGCCTCTCAGCAAGCGTTGAATATTGGGTCGATGACGCACGATAACAAAGGCGGCCGCCAACACTCCAAATGCTAAAACAGCCGGTTCTTCTCCGAAAAACCACATGCATACAGGAACCAATGCCGCCGCCACAATAGAAGCCAGCGATACATAGCGGGTCAGCCAAACAATCAGCGCCCAAACCGCAAAAACAAGCAACGTCACCTTAGGTACCAAAAAAGCAATAACCCCTAAACCGGTCGCCACACCGCGGCCGCCTTTAAATCCTAGAAAAACGGACCAATTATGTCCCGCAATAGCTGCAATGCCAGCCGCTACCAACCAAAGAGGAGGCGCCGCCATTTGGCTAGCCAGCCAGACGCCAAAAACCCCCTTGGCGGCGTCTGTCAAAAACACCCAGAAAGCAGGCCACGGCCCCAGCACCCGAAACGCATTGGTTGCACCAATATTACAGCTGCCTAATTGGCGCAGATCTGTATGCCAAAAAGTTTTCCCCAATAATAAACCGTTGGGAACGGACCCCACCAGATAGCTCACAGCGACAATCCAAAGAAACTCCACAATGCAGCCTCCTTTTTAAGCATCTTCCTTTTCCTTGCGGTTACGCACTA encodes the following:
- the rsmH gene encoding 16S rRNA (cytosine(1402)-N(4))-methyltransferase RsmH, with protein sequence MTRRFVLQEFHHVSVLMEKTVQAVLKDPAGIYVDCTLGGAGHAKWLADQLSAQGRLIGIDQDPAALAAGKERLHGVACQVDLVHSNFSRLDDVLQELGVEKVNGIVFDLGVSSHQLDVAERGFSYQQDAPLDMRMNPQQALSAYDVVNIYEEEKLAHIIKEFGEERWAKRIASFVASARQTAPIETTGQLVDIIKRAIPAAARRDGPHPAKRTFQAIRIEVNHELEILQGAFRTAIEHLLPGGRLAIITFHSLEDRAAKQALAAAAKGCICPPKFPVCMCGQQPQVRLVGKAITPSSQELENNPRARSAKLRIAEKLGR
- the mraY gene encoding phospho-N-acetylmuramoyl-pentapeptide-transferase; translated protein: MMEWILPGLAGLAIVLAAGPILIPILHKLKFGQSIREEGPQRHLAKAGTPTMGGLLMLLSMTVVTLLFGGWRPEVLVAYLVFVGHGLIGFSDDYIKVVLKRNLGLTAKQKLLGQALLAAILAYVAQAYLQRGTEVWLPGTSQMLDLGWGYYAFLFFILVGASNAVNLTDGLDGLAAGTMTIASVCYAVIAAYFGHEGLGAFAVALAGSCLGFLRFNAHPAKIFMGDTGSLALGGALAALAVLTKTELLLGIVGLVFVAEALSVILQVFSFKTTGKRIFRMSPLHHHFELGGWSERKVVLVFWLSGVGAALAALGVLWMSGLR
- a CDS encoding CoA-binding protein, whose translation is MKETIAALLQCKNWALVGATSNKGKFGYKIFQVMRNNGLHVLPVNPGLQEIEGQPCYASLADLPEPVEAVNVVVPPKVALGILEECQRLNISKVWLQPGADTAEVVEKAKELGLQVVYDACIMIELRHKGGV
- the mraZ gene encoding division/cell wall cluster transcriptional repressor MraZ, with the translated sequence MLLGEYQHTLDAKGRLILPAKFREELGESVIFTKGLDACLFGYSVSEWSILEEKLKKLPLAKPEARAFARFFFAGAAEIGYDKQGRILLPPVLREHARLEKDVVVIGVSNRIEIWSQSAWSAYNEALAPSVSDLTQELVDLGI
- the plsY gene encoding glycerol-3-phosphate 1-O-acyltransferase PlsY — translated: MEFLWIVAVSYLVGSVPNGLLLGKTFWHTDLRQLGSCNIGATNAFRVLGPWPAFWVFLTDAAKGVFGVWLASQMAAPPLWLVAAGIAAIAGHNWSVFLGFKGGRGVATGLGVIAFLVPKVTLLVFAVWALIVWLTRYVSLASIVAAALVPVCMWFFGEEPAVLAFGVLAAAFVIVRHRPNIQRLLRGEESKIRSGKR
- a CDS encoding UDP-N-acetylmuramoyl-tripeptide--D-alanyl-D-alanine ligase; its protein translation is MSAQFTLAEIVEATGGTVIQGGREQQSCAGVSTDTRALQQGELFVALVGDSFDGHHFLANAVDAGAAALVVQREEAVLENALIPVVLVADTRKALQDLARFHRLRFTIPVIAVTGSNGKTSTKDMVAAALGARFNVLKTKGNFNNEIGLPLTLLSLEACHEAAVVEMGMRGLGQIAELADIARPTQGIVTNVGETHLELLGSVANIAKAKAELVQALPSEGIAVLNQDDALVRSMAAQASCRVVSYGLSEKADVWAAEVHYSAQGIRYICCYKEERQVMEIPAVGVHNVYNSLAAIAIAREVAGLSLADIAAALRRYEPSGMRFEFEQTPRYLLVNDAYNASPLSMRAAIDTVVAIAQGRVVAVLGDMLELGDAAIEAHRAIGAHLVNSGIRHVVTVGPLAGYIAEAARLAGAEIALACNDHGEAQYALRSILRKGDTVLVKGSRGMHMEAILERLR
- the trxA gene encoding thioredoxin yields the protein MATLKEVNDAMYQEEVLDAKQPVLVDFWAPWCSYCNKLTPVLEEISSELADKLKIVKINVDENRSLAQRYDIKGLPTMMLVKDGEAAEKIVGFLPKASILGKIEPLL
- a CDS encoding DUF1858 domain-containing protein → MNTITKDMSIIEVVQQHPETVDVFRNFGMGCLGCAAARFENIEQGASAHGIDIEALISSLNQAIAQ
- a CDS encoding cell division protein FtsL, producing MLAQQRQEWKYPVEEQQHTPAKISRKQPQCDVRLRARVGLLVCGIALLAIVGAVCSEFVVTTGYSVVKTKSQIMALEKENEQLQLEIAQLKAPQRIQAVATRELGMVTPQNLYCISPQTAPNYASVETQDNLWDRVKANLKGATAQAGTNR
- a CDS encoding UDP-N-acetylmuramoyl-L-alanyl-D-glutamate--2,6-diaminopimelate ligase — encoded protein: MRKMLSELIALLPEAQCQGNGGAVITSITQDSRQVKKGSLFVCLPGSKVDGHDFAEKAVAAGAVALLADRPLTVAGAAVVVVPDVREAMGRIVPFFYDRPTEKLRLLGVTGTNGKTTTTYLLKAILEAAGYRVGLIGTIQSLIGDEKVPAKNTTPDVIELQELLWRMAEAGMDYVVMEVSSHALALNRVAGCEFDTAMFTNMTQDHLDFHKTFDEYAAAKARLFSLVSQGISKTGKHAVINADDAAADVMRQAANCDILTYGIENKEADLLAKEVQVTPEGARFMLRRKGEEQPVKLLLTGRFNVYNALGAIGAALSEGVAWTVIQEALTSFAGVPGRFERVDGGKEFAVIVDYAHTPDGLENILRTAREMKPARVLTVFGCGGDRDRTKRPLMGALAAKYSDVVIATSDNPRSEEPEAILSEIEVGILRELRSEVQYEKIVDRREGIGRALELAQSGDIILVAGKGHENYQILKDKTIHFDDKEIIQEWLRQKEA